A DNA window from Bradyrhizobium barranii subsp. barranii contains the following coding sequences:
- a CDS encoding FAD-dependent monooxygenase — translation MALSRTIVIAGAGIGGLTAALALAARGFRIVVLEKAERLEEVGAGLQLSPNASRVLVELGLTEGLKRSAVTPEALCVMSARAGGELLRMPLGEAASARAGAPYWVVHRADLQSALAGAVSDHPDIDLKLGATFEDVAPHAKGLTVVHRSGTIRRSDLASALIGADGIWSTVRQHLFPEVQPRFSGLIAWRGTLDATQLPKDFTARRVQLWMGPNAHLVAYPIAGGRQINVVAVLPGTWNRPGWSTPGDPFEVMDAFAAPRWPSQARMMLTAVDNWRKWALFGVPDGCPWSQGPVGLLGDAVHAMLPFAAQGAGMAIEDAAVLARHLSLEAAESAAGIAAALKQYGRARQARVRRVQRTARQQGRIYHLGGPLAIARDVAIRALGPERMLARQDWIYGWRP, via the coding sequence GTGGCGCTCTCCCGAACGATTGTCATCGCCGGTGCCGGCATAGGTGGACTGACGGCCGCGCTTGCGCTCGCAGCCCGTGGCTTCCGCATCGTCGTGCTGGAAAAGGCCGAGCGGCTCGAGGAAGTCGGCGCCGGCCTGCAACTCTCCCCCAACGCCAGCCGCGTGCTGGTCGAGCTCGGCCTCACCGAGGGGCTCAAGCGAAGCGCCGTCACGCCTGAGGCGCTCTGCGTCATGAGCGCGCGGGCCGGCGGCGAACTGCTGCGCATGCCGCTCGGCGAAGCCGCTTCCGCGCGGGCCGGCGCACCCTATTGGGTGGTGCATCGCGCCGACCTGCAATCCGCGCTGGCCGGTGCGGTCTCCGACCATCCCGATATCGATCTGAAGTTAGGTGCGACCTTCGAGGATGTGGCGCCCCACGCCAAGGGGCTGACGGTCGTCCATCGCAGCGGCACGATACGCCGCAGCGATCTGGCCAGCGCACTGATCGGCGCCGACGGTATCTGGTCGACGGTACGCCAGCATCTGTTTCCCGAGGTGCAGCCGCGCTTCTCCGGCCTGATCGCCTGGCGCGGCACGCTCGATGCCACGCAACTGCCGAAGGATTTTACCGCGCGGCGGGTCCAGCTCTGGATGGGTCCGAACGCCCATCTCGTGGCTTATCCGATCGCCGGCGGGCGCCAGATCAACGTGGTCGCGGTGCTGCCGGGGACCTGGAACAGGCCCGGCTGGAGCACGCCGGGCGACCCCTTCGAGGTGATGGACGCCTTCGCGGCACCGCGCTGGCCATCGCAGGCCAGGATGATGCTCACGGCCGTCGACAATTGGCGCAAATGGGCGCTGTTCGGCGTGCCCGACGGCTGCCCCTGGAGCCAAGGACCGGTCGGCCTGCTCGGTGACGCCGTGCATGCGATGCTGCCATTCGCGGCCCAGGGCGCCGGCATGGCGATCGAGGACGCCGCCGTGCTCGCCCGGCATCTGAGCCTCGAGGCTGCCGAGAGCGCGGCCGGTATCGCGGCGGCGCTGAAGCAATATGGCCGCGCGCGGCAGGCGCGGGTGCGGCGGGTGCAGCGGACGGCGCGGCAGCAGGGCCGCATCTATCATCTCGGTGGGCCGCTCGCGATCGCGCGCGATGTTGCGATCCGCGCGCTCGGCCCGGAGCGCATGCTGGCGCGACAGGACTGGATCTACGGCTGGCGGCCCTGA
- a CDS encoding zinc-finger domain-containing protein, protein MSDHVVPHFHNDAGVPVIEIGSQEFMCVGANPPFDHPHVFLDLGNDNEIICPYCSTLYRFAADLKPGEARPPECVLKDKVA, encoded by the coding sequence ATGTCCGACCATGTCGTCCCGCACTTCCATAACGATGCCGGTGTCCCCGTCATCGAGATCGGCTCGCAAGAGTTCATGTGCGTCGGCGCCAATCCTCCGTTCGATCATCCGCACGTCTTCCTGGACCTCGGCAACGACAACGAGATCATCTGCCCCTATTGCTCGACGCTGTACCGTTTCGCCGCCGACCTGAAGCCGGGCGAAGCCCGTCCGCCGGAATGCGTGCTGAAGGACAAGGTGGCCTGA
- a CDS encoding multidrug effflux MFS transporter has translation MGFPEFVIVIASIMALNPLAMDMMLPALPNIGAAFAIPNANHLQLVLSTFLIGFGAGQFVMGPLSDRFGRRPVLLGGMAVYAVASVLAVAAPSFETLLLARALQGLGTSATRVIATSIVRDCYVGRRMASVMSLAMMVFIAVPVIAPSFGQAVLLVTQWRGIFVVLMLYGLLALAWSVLRLPETPPESERRSLAPADVLSAFRQTVTNRQTIGYATAAGSVIGALFAYVFSAQQVFTGVYHLGHYFPIAFAAIAAGTAIAGFLNAKLVGRLGMRVISHSALTLYTAVAGVMLLTETLGMLPLSLFMVLSALMMFSFGMMVANFTALAMEPQGHIAGTASSLYGSITTLIGIVVGMAIGQSFDGTLLPFSVGFFLSTLAALAIVLVVEKGRLFKPHHRPIA, from the coding sequence ATGGGTTTTCCAGAATTCGTCATCGTGATCGCGTCCATCATGGCGCTGAATCCGCTTGCGATGGACATGATGCTGCCGGCGCTGCCCAACATCGGGGCAGCCTTCGCCATTCCCAACGCCAACCATCTTCAGCTGGTGCTCTCGACCTTCCTGATCGGCTTCGGTGCCGGGCAGTTCGTCATGGGCCCGTTGTCGGACCGCTTCGGCCGCCGCCCGGTGCTGCTCGGCGGCATGGCGGTCTATGCGGTGGCAAGCGTGCTGGCGGTCGCCGCGCCCTCGTTCGAGACGCTGCTGCTGGCGCGCGCGCTGCAAGGGCTCGGCACGTCGGCGACGCGCGTGATCGCGACCTCGATCGTGCGCGACTGCTATGTCGGCCGCCGGATGGCGAGCGTGATGTCGCTCGCCATGATGGTGTTCATCGCGGTGCCGGTGATTGCGCCCTCGTTCGGGCAGGCGGTGCTGCTGGTCACGCAATGGCGCGGCATCTTCGTCGTACTGATGCTCTACGGACTGCTCGCGCTCGCATGGAGCGTGCTGCGGCTGCCTGAAACCCCTCCGGAGTCCGAGCGCAGGTCGCTGGCGCCCGCAGACGTGCTCTCGGCGTTCCGGCAGACCGTGACCAACCGCCAGACCATCGGCTATGCAACGGCCGCCGGCAGCGTGATAGGCGCGCTCTTTGCCTATGTCTTCTCGGCGCAGCAGGTCTTCACCGGCGTCTATCATCTCGGCCATTATTTCCCGATTGCCTTCGCCGCGATCGCGGCCGGCACCGCGATCGCCGGCTTCCTCAATGCGAAGCTGGTCGGACGGCTCGGCATGCGCGTGATCTCGCACAGCGCGCTGACGCTCTACACCGCGGTTGCGGGCGTGATGCTGCTGACGGAAACTCTCGGCATGCTGCCGCTCTCCTTGTTCATGGTGCTGTCCGCCCTGATGATGTTCTCGTTCGGCATGATGGTCGCGAACTTCACCGCGCTGGCCATGGAGCCGCAGGGCCACATCGCCGGCACCGCCTCCTCGCTCTACGGCTCGATCACGACGCTGATCGGCATCGTCGTCGGAATGGCGATCGGGCAGAGTTTCGACGGCACGCTGCTGCCGTTCTCGGTCGGCTTCTTCCTGTCGACGCTGGCGGCGCTTGCGATCGTGCTGGTGGTGGAAAAGGGACGGCTGTTCAAGCCGCATCATCGTCCCATCGCATGA
- a CDS encoding crotonase/enoyl-CoA hydratase family protein: MSDLVLSETRGAVALLTFNRPNKLNALSYGLVDRLMAILDRIEDDADIRAVILTGAGDRAFSAGADIAEFSESVKCGPDAAVKAFVRRGQAMTARMEAFSKPIIAAVNGIAFGGGCEITEAVHLAVASERASFAKPEIAIGITPTFGGTQRLPRLAGRKRALEYLLTGDSFSPQRAHEIGLVNHVVPHGQLLDAAFALADRITRHSHLAVARVITAATRGLNVSISEGLAIESEQFARMAATRDTREALDAWLAARSSR; this comes from the coding sequence TTGTCCGATCTCGTACTCTCCGAAACGCGAGGCGCTGTCGCGCTGCTGACGTTCAATCGCCCGAACAAGCTCAATGCGCTGAGCTACGGCCTCGTCGACCGCCTGATGGCGATCCTCGATCGTATCGAGGACGATGCCGATATCCGCGCCGTGATCCTGACCGGGGCGGGCGACCGCGCCTTCTCGGCCGGCGCCGACATCGCCGAGTTCTCGGAGAGCGTGAAATGCGGGCCGGACGCGGCGGTAAAGGCCTTCGTGCGGCGCGGGCAGGCGATGACGGCGCGCATGGAGGCGTTTTCGAAGCCGATCATCGCCGCCGTGAACGGCATCGCCTTCGGCGGCGGCTGCGAGATCACGGAAGCCGTGCACCTCGCCGTCGCGAGCGAGCGGGCGAGCTTCGCCAAGCCCGAGATCGCGATCGGAATCACGCCGACCTTCGGCGGCACGCAGCGCCTGCCACGGCTCGCAGGCCGGAAGCGGGCGCTCGAATATCTCCTGACAGGAGATTCCTTTTCACCACAGCGGGCTCATGAGATCGGTTTGGTCAACCACGTCGTGCCGCACGGGCAGCTGCTGGACGCAGCCTTCGCACTGGCAGACCGCATCACGCGGCATTCGCACCTGGCGGTCGCCCGCGTCATCACCGCCGCCACGCGGGGCCTCAACGTCTCGATCTCGGAAGGCCTCGCCATCGAGAGCGAGCAGTTCGCACGCATGGCGGCGACCCGGGACACGCGCGAAGCACTCGATGCCTGGCTTGCCGCCCGCTCGTCGCGGTAG
- a CDS encoding twin-arginine translocation pathway signal: protein MAASLPSPLRFCGALVVLLAGGALSGCASMSETVAPAFADPGKYELYDCKQLEGERKALATRTADLQKLMDKAETGTGGAVVSELAYRNDYIAVRGQSQLAEDAWRRNKCRETPPGATPAASAPQRPDIKPAPKSGSAVR from the coding sequence ATGGCTGCTTCGCTTCCCTCTCCGCTGCGCTTCTGCGGCGCGCTCGTTGTGCTGCTTGCGGGCGGCGCACTGTCCGGCTGCGCCAGCATGAGCGAGACGGTCGCTCCGGCCTTTGCCGACCCCGGCAAATACGAATTGTACGACTGCAAGCAGCTCGAGGGCGAGCGCAAGGCGCTCGCTACCCGCACCGCGGATTTGCAGAAGCTGATGGACAAGGCGGAGACCGGGACCGGCGGCGCTGTCGTATCCGAGCTCGCCTATCGCAACGACTACATCGCGGTGCGCGGGCAGTCGCAACTTGCCGAGGACGCATGGCGCCGCAACAAGTGCCGGGAAACGCCGCCCGGTGCGACGCCGGCGGCCTCTGCTCCACAGCGGCCGGACATCAAGCCCGCCCCGAAATCCGGTAGCGCCGTTCGCTGA
- a CDS encoding TetR/AcrR family transcriptional regulator has translation MDAVAEKAGVTKKTLYYHFTSKDELVAETIAARDQPTLELYMRWFAETEGTVADKVRGLFTRLGRSVDTPRWRGCGFLRTIAELANTPAHPAVKAGAAHKKRFEAWLETELREHGVAGAPALARQLVILLDGATTVMLIHRDLDYVDTAGRLALGLVEQARSAR, from the coding sequence ATGGACGCGGTCGCCGAGAAGGCCGGCGTCACCAAGAAGACGCTCTATTATCACTTCACCAGCAAGGACGAGCTCGTCGCCGAGACCATCGCGGCCAGGGACCAGCCGACGCTGGAGCTCTATATGCGCTGGTTCGCCGAGACCGAGGGCACGGTGGCCGACAAGGTCCGCGGTCTCTTCACAAGGCTCGGACGCTCCGTGGATACGCCCCGATGGCGCGGCTGCGGATTCCTGCGCACCATCGCCGAGCTCGCAAACACGCCGGCACATCCCGCGGTCAAGGCCGGCGCGGCGCACAAGAAGCGTTTTGAAGCGTGGCTCGAAACCGAATTGCGCGAGCATGGCGTTGCCGGTGCACCGGCGCTCGCGCGCCAGCTTGTGATCCTGCTCGACGGCGCCACGACCGTGATGCTGATCCATCGCGATCTCGACTATGTCGACACCGCGGGACGCTTGGCGCTCGGCCTGGTCGAGCAGGCCCGTAGCGCACGATGA